A genomic region of Saimiri boliviensis isolate mSaiBol1 chromosome 20, mSaiBol1.pri, whole genome shotgun sequence contains the following coding sequences:
- the HNRNPH1 gene encoding heterogeneous nuclear ribonucleoprotein H isoform X1: MMLGTEGGEGFVVKVRGLPWSCSADEVQRFFSDCKIQNGAQGIRFIYTREGRPSGEAFVELESEDEVKLALKKDRETMGHRYVEVFKSNNVEMDWVLKHTGPNSPDTANDGFVRLRGLPFGCSKEEIVQFFSGLEIVPNGITLPVDFQGRSTGEAFVQFASQEIAEKALKKHKERIGHRYIEIFKSSRAEVRTHYDPPRKLMAMQRPGPYDRPGAGRGYNSIGRGAGFERMRRGAYGGGYGGYDDYNGYNDGYGFGSDRFGRDLNYCFSGMSDHRYGDGGSTFQSTTGHCVHMRGLPYRATENDIYNFFSPLNPVRVHIEIGPDGRVTGEADVEFATHEDAVAAMSKDKANMQHRYVELFLNSTAGASGGAYEHRYVELFLNSTAGASGGAYGSQMMGGMGLSNQSSYGGPASQQLSGGYGGGYGGQSSMSGYGSQGAMNSSYYSSGSRASMGVNGMGGMSSMSSMSGGWGM, encoded by the exons ATGATGTTGGGCACCGAAGGTGGAGAGGGATTCGTGGTGAAGGTCCGCGGGTTGCCCTGGTCTTGCTCGGCCGATGAAGTGCAGAGGTTTTTCTCTG ACTGCAAAATTCAAAATGGGGCTCAAGGTATTCGTTTCATCTACACCAGAGAAGGCAGACCGAGTGGCGAGGCTTTTGTTGAACTTGAATCAGAAGATGAAGTCAAATTGGCCctgaaaaaagacagagaaactaTGGGACACAGATATGTTGAAG TATTCAAGTCAAACAACGTTGAAATGGATTGGGTGTTGAAGCATACTGGTCCAAATAGTCCTGACACGGCCAATGATGGCTTTGTACGTCTTAGAGGACTTCCGTTTGGATGTAGCAAGGAAGAAATTGTTCAGTTTTTCTCAG GGTTGGAAATCGTGCCAAATGGGATAACATTGCCGGTGGACTTCCAGGGGAGGAGTACGGGGGAGGCCTTCGTGCAGTTTGCTTCACAGGAAATAGCTGAAAAGGCTCTAAAGAAACACAAGGAAAGAATAGGGCACAG GTATATTGAAATCTTTAAGAGCAGTAGAGCTGAAGTTAGAACTCACTATGACCCACCACGAAAGCTTATGGCCATGCAGCGGCCAGGTCCCTATGACAGACCTGGGGCTGGCAGAGGATATAACAGCATTGGCAGAGGGGCAGGTTTTGAAAGGATGAGGCGTGGTGCTTATGGTGGAG GCTATGGAGGCTATGATGATTACAATGGCTATAATGATGGCTATGGATTTGGGTCAGATAGATTTGGAAGAG ACCTCAATTACTGTTTTTCAGGAATGTCTGATCACAGATACGGGGATGGTGGCTCTACTTTCCAGAGCACAACAGGACACTGTGTACACATGCGTGGATTACCTTACAGAGCTACTGAGAATGACATTTACAAT TTTTTTTCACCACTCAATCCTGTGAGAGTACACATTGAAATTGGTCCTGATGGCAGAGTAACTGGTGAAGCAGATGTTGAGTTTGCAACTCATGAAGATGCCGTGGCAGCTATGTCAAAAGACAAAGCAAATATGC aacACAGATATGTAGAACTCTTCTTGAATTCTACAGCAGGAGCAAGCGGTGGTGCTTACG AGCACAGATATGTAGAACTCTTCTTGAATTCTACAGCAGGAGCAAGCGGTGGTGCTTATGGTAGCCAAATGATGGGAGGCATGGGCTTGT CAAACCAGTCCAGTTACGGTGGCCCAGCCAGCCAGCAGCTGAGTGGTGGTTATGGAGGCGGCTATGGTGGCCAGAGCAGCATGAGTGGATACg GTAGCCAAGGAGCAATGAACAGCAGCTACTACAGTAGTGGAAGCCGTGCATCTATGGGCGTGAACGGAATGGGAGGGATGTCTAGCATGTCCAGTATGAGTGGTGGATGGGGAATGTAA
- the HNRNPH1 gene encoding heterogeneous nuclear ribonucleoprotein H isoform X2, producing the protein MMLGTEGGEGFVVKVRGLPWSCSADEVQRFFSDCKIQNGAQGIRFIYTREGRPSGEAFVELESEDEVKLALKKDRETMGHRYVEVFKSNNVEMDWVLKHTGPNSPDTANDGFVRLRGLPFGCSKEEIVQFFSGLEIVPNGITLPVDFQGRSTGEAFVQFASQEIAEKALKKHKERIGHRYIEIFKSSRAEVRTHYDPPRKLMAMQRPGPYDRPGAGRGYNSIGRGAGFERMRRGAYGGGYGGYDDYNGYNDGYGFGSDRFGRDLNYCFSGMSDHRYGDGGSTFQSTTGHCVHMRGLPYRATENDIYNFFSPLNPVRVHIEIGPDGRVTGEADVEFATHEDAVAAMSKDKANMQHRYVELFLNSTAGASGGAYGSQMLGGMGLSNQSSYGGPASQQLSGGYGGGYGGQSSMSGYGSQGAMNSSYYSSGSRASMGVNGMGGMSSMSSMSGGWGM; encoded by the exons ATGATGTTGGGCACCGAAGGTGGAGAGGGATTCGTGGTGAAGGTCCGCGGGTTGCCCTGGTCTTGCTCGGCCGATGAAGTGCAGAGGTTTTTCTCTG ACTGCAAAATTCAAAATGGGGCTCAAGGTATTCGTTTCATCTACACCAGAGAAGGCAGACCGAGTGGCGAGGCTTTTGTTGAACTTGAATCAGAAGATGAAGTCAAATTGGCCctgaaaaaagacagagaaactaTGGGACACAGATATGTTGAAG TATTCAAGTCAAACAACGTTGAAATGGATTGGGTGTTGAAGCATACTGGTCCAAATAGTCCTGACACGGCCAATGATGGCTTTGTACGTCTTAGAGGACTTCCGTTTGGATGTAGCAAGGAAGAAATTGTTCAGTTTTTCTCAG GGTTGGAAATCGTGCCAAATGGGATAACATTGCCGGTGGACTTCCAGGGGAGGAGTACGGGGGAGGCCTTCGTGCAGTTTGCTTCACAGGAAATAGCTGAAAAGGCTCTAAAGAAACACAAGGAAAGAATAGGGCACAG GTATATTGAAATCTTTAAGAGCAGTAGAGCTGAAGTTAGAACTCACTATGACCCACCACGAAAGCTTATGGCCATGCAGCGGCCAGGTCCCTATGACAGACCTGGGGCTGGCAGAGGATATAACAGCATTGGCAGAGGGGCAGGTTTTGAAAGGATGAGGCGTGGTGCTTATGGTGGAG GCTATGGAGGCTATGATGATTACAATGGCTATAATGATGGCTATGGATTTGGGTCAGATAGATTTGGAAGAG ACCTCAATTACTGTTTTTCAGGAATGTCTGATCACAGATACGGGGATGGTGGCTCTACTTTCCAGAGCACAACAGGACACTGTGTACACATGCGTGGATTACCTTACAGAGCTACTGAGAATGACATTTACAAT TTTTTTTCACCACTCAATCCTGTGAGAGTACACATTGAAATTGGTCCTGATGGCAGAGTAACTGGTGAAGCAGATGTTGAGTTTGCAACTCATGAAGATGCCGTGGCAGCTATGTCAAAAGACAAAGCAAATATGC aacACAGATATGTAGAACTCTTCTTGAATTCTACAGCAGGAGCAAGCGGTGGTGCTTACGGTAGCCAAATGCTAGGAGGCATGGGTTTGT CAAACCAGTCCAGTTACGGTGGCCCAGCCAGCCAGCAGCTGAGTGGTGGTTATGGAGGCGGCTATGGTGGCCAGAGCAGCATGAGTGGATACg GTAGCCAAGGAGCAATGAACAGCAGCTACTACAGTAGTGGAAGCCGTGCATCTATGGGCGTGAACGGAATGGGAGGGATGTCTAGCATGTCCAGTATGAGTGGTGGATGGGGAATGTAA
- the HNRNPH1 gene encoding heterogeneous nuclear ribonucleoprotein H isoform X5: MAMQRPGPYDRPGAGRGYNSIGRGAGFERMRRGAYGGGYGGYDDYNGYNDGYGFGSDRFGRDLNYCFSGMSDHRYGDGGSTFQSTTGHCVHMRGLPYRATENDIYNFFSPLNPVRVHIEIGPDGRVTGEADVEFATHEDAVAAMSKDKANMQHRYVELFLNSTAGASGGAYEHRYVELFLNSTAGASGGAYGSQMMGGMGLSNQSSYGGPASQQLSGGYGGGYGGQSSMSGYGSQGAMNSSYYSSGSRASMGVNGMGGMSSMSSMSGGWGM; encoded by the exons ATGGCCATGCAGCGGCCAGGTCCCTATGACAGACCTGGGGCTGGCAGAGGATATAACAGCATTGGCAGAGGGGCAGGTTTTGAAAGGATGAGGCGTGGTGCTTATGGTGGAG GCTATGGAGGCTATGATGATTACAATGGCTATAATGATGGCTATGGATTTGGGTCAGATAGATTTGGAAGAG ACCTCAATTACTGTTTTTCAGGAATGTCTGATCACAGATACGGGGATGGTGGCTCTACTTTCCAGAGCACAACAGGACACTGTGTACACATGCGTGGATTACCTTACAGAGCTACTGAGAATGACATTTACAAT TTTTTTTCACCACTCAATCCTGTGAGAGTACACATTGAAATTGGTCCTGATGGCAGAGTAACTGGTGAAGCAGATGTTGAGTTTGCAACTCATGAAGATGCCGTGGCAGCTATGTCAAAAGACAAAGCAAATATGC aacACAGATATGTAGAACTCTTCTTGAATTCTACAGCAGGAGCAAGCGGTGGTGCTTACG AGCACAGATATGTAGAACTCTTCTTGAATTCTACAGCAGGAGCAAGCGGTGGTGCTTATGGTAGCCAAATGATGGGAGGCATGGGCTTGT CAAACCAGTCCAGTTACGGTGGCCCAGCCAGCCAGCAGCTGAGTGGTGGTTATGGAGGCGGCTATGGTGGCCAGAGCAGCATGAGTGGATACg GTAGCCAAGGAGCAATGAACAGCAGCTACTACAGTAGTGGAAGCCGTGCATCTATGGGCGTGAACGGAATGGGAGGGATGTCTAGCATGTCCAGTATGAGTGGTGGATGGGGAATGTAA
- the HNRNPH1 gene encoding heterogeneous nuclear ribonucleoprotein H isoform X3, which produces MMLGTEGGEGFVVKVRGLPWSCSADEVQRFFSDCKIQNGAQGIRFIYTREGRPSGEAFVELESEDEVKLALKKDRETMGHRYVEVFKSNNVEMDWVLKHTGPNSPDTANDGFVRLRGLPFGCSKEEIVQFFSGLEIVPNGITLPVDFQGRSTGEAFVQFASQEIAEKALKKHKERIGHRYIEIFKSSRAEVRTHYDPPRKLMAMQRPGPYDRPGAGRGYNSIGRGAGFERMRRGAYGGGYGGYDDYNGYNDGYGFGSDRFGRDLNYCFSGMSDHRYGDGGSTFQSTTGHCVHMRGLPYRATENDIYNFFSPLNPVRVHIEIGPDGRVTGEADVEFATHEDAVAAMSKDKANMQHRYVELFLNSTAGASGGAYEHRYVELFLNSTAGASGGAYGSQMMGGMGLSNQSSYGGPASQQLSGGYGGGYGGQSSMSGYDQVLQENSSDFQSNIA; this is translated from the exons ATGATGTTGGGCACCGAAGGTGGAGAGGGATTCGTGGTGAAGGTCCGCGGGTTGCCCTGGTCTTGCTCGGCCGATGAAGTGCAGAGGTTTTTCTCTG ACTGCAAAATTCAAAATGGGGCTCAAGGTATTCGTTTCATCTACACCAGAGAAGGCAGACCGAGTGGCGAGGCTTTTGTTGAACTTGAATCAGAAGATGAAGTCAAATTGGCCctgaaaaaagacagagaaactaTGGGACACAGATATGTTGAAG TATTCAAGTCAAACAACGTTGAAATGGATTGGGTGTTGAAGCATACTGGTCCAAATAGTCCTGACACGGCCAATGATGGCTTTGTACGTCTTAGAGGACTTCCGTTTGGATGTAGCAAGGAAGAAATTGTTCAGTTTTTCTCAG GGTTGGAAATCGTGCCAAATGGGATAACATTGCCGGTGGACTTCCAGGGGAGGAGTACGGGGGAGGCCTTCGTGCAGTTTGCTTCACAGGAAATAGCTGAAAAGGCTCTAAAGAAACACAAGGAAAGAATAGGGCACAG GTATATTGAAATCTTTAAGAGCAGTAGAGCTGAAGTTAGAACTCACTATGACCCACCACGAAAGCTTATGGCCATGCAGCGGCCAGGTCCCTATGACAGACCTGGGGCTGGCAGAGGATATAACAGCATTGGCAGAGGGGCAGGTTTTGAAAGGATGAGGCGTGGTGCTTATGGTGGAG GCTATGGAGGCTATGATGATTACAATGGCTATAATGATGGCTATGGATTTGGGTCAGATAGATTTGGAAGAG ACCTCAATTACTGTTTTTCAGGAATGTCTGATCACAGATACGGGGATGGTGGCTCTACTTTCCAGAGCACAACAGGACACTGTGTACACATGCGTGGATTACCTTACAGAGCTACTGAGAATGACATTTACAAT TTTTTTTCACCACTCAATCCTGTGAGAGTACACATTGAAATTGGTCCTGATGGCAGAGTAACTGGTGAAGCAGATGTTGAGTTTGCAACTCATGAAGATGCCGTGGCAGCTATGTCAAAAGACAAAGCAAATATGC aacACAGATATGTAGAACTCTTCTTGAATTCTACAGCAGGAGCAAGCGGTGGTGCTTACG AGCACAGATATGTAGAACTCTTCTTGAATTCTACAGCAGGAGCAAGCGGTGGTGCTTATGGTAGCCAAATGATGGGAGGCATGGGCTTGT CAAACCAGTCCAGTTACGGTGGCCCAGCCAGCCAGCAGCTGAGTGGTGGTTATGGAGGCGGCTATGGTGGCCAGAGCAGCATGAGTGGATACg ACCAAGTTTTACAGGAAAACTCCAGTGATTTTCAATCAAACATTGCATag
- the HNRNPH1 gene encoding heterogeneous nuclear ribonucleoprotein H isoform X4 has translation MMLGTEGGEGFVVKVRGLPWSCSADEVQRFFSDCKIQNGAQGIRFIYTREGRPSGEAFVELESEDEVKLALKKDRETMGHRYVEVFKSNNVEMDWVLKHTGPNSPDTANDGFVRLRGLPFGCSKEEIVQFFSGLEIVPNGITLPVDFQGRSTGEAFVQFASQEIAEKALKKHKERIGHRYIEIFKSSRAEVRTHYDPPRKLMAMQRPGPYDRPGAGRGYNSIGRGAGFERMRRGAYGGGYGGYDDYNGYNDGYGFGSDRFGRDLNYCFSGMSDHRYGDGGSTFQSTTGHCVHMRGLPYRATENDIYNFFSPLNPVRVHIEIGPDGRVTGEADVEFATHEDAVAAMSKDKANMQHRYVELFLNSTAGASGGAYGSQMLGGMGLSNQSSYGGPASQQLSGGYGGGYGGQSSMSGYDQVLQENSSDFQSNIA, from the exons ATGATGTTGGGCACCGAAGGTGGAGAGGGATTCGTGGTGAAGGTCCGCGGGTTGCCCTGGTCTTGCTCGGCCGATGAAGTGCAGAGGTTTTTCTCTG ACTGCAAAATTCAAAATGGGGCTCAAGGTATTCGTTTCATCTACACCAGAGAAGGCAGACCGAGTGGCGAGGCTTTTGTTGAACTTGAATCAGAAGATGAAGTCAAATTGGCCctgaaaaaagacagagaaactaTGGGACACAGATATGTTGAAG TATTCAAGTCAAACAACGTTGAAATGGATTGGGTGTTGAAGCATACTGGTCCAAATAGTCCTGACACGGCCAATGATGGCTTTGTACGTCTTAGAGGACTTCCGTTTGGATGTAGCAAGGAAGAAATTGTTCAGTTTTTCTCAG GGTTGGAAATCGTGCCAAATGGGATAACATTGCCGGTGGACTTCCAGGGGAGGAGTACGGGGGAGGCCTTCGTGCAGTTTGCTTCACAGGAAATAGCTGAAAAGGCTCTAAAGAAACACAAGGAAAGAATAGGGCACAG GTATATTGAAATCTTTAAGAGCAGTAGAGCTGAAGTTAGAACTCACTATGACCCACCACGAAAGCTTATGGCCATGCAGCGGCCAGGTCCCTATGACAGACCTGGGGCTGGCAGAGGATATAACAGCATTGGCAGAGGGGCAGGTTTTGAAAGGATGAGGCGTGGTGCTTATGGTGGAG GCTATGGAGGCTATGATGATTACAATGGCTATAATGATGGCTATGGATTTGGGTCAGATAGATTTGGAAGAG ACCTCAATTACTGTTTTTCAGGAATGTCTGATCACAGATACGGGGATGGTGGCTCTACTTTCCAGAGCACAACAGGACACTGTGTACACATGCGTGGATTACCTTACAGAGCTACTGAGAATGACATTTACAAT TTTTTTTCACCACTCAATCCTGTGAGAGTACACATTGAAATTGGTCCTGATGGCAGAGTAACTGGTGAAGCAGATGTTGAGTTTGCAACTCATGAAGATGCCGTGGCAGCTATGTCAAAAGACAAAGCAAATATGC aacACAGATATGTAGAACTCTTCTTGAATTCTACAGCAGGAGCAAGCGGTGGTGCTTACGGTAGCCAAATGCTAGGAGGCATGGGTTTGT CAAACCAGTCCAGTTACGGTGGCCCAGCCAGCCAGCAGCTGAGTGGTGGTTATGGAGGCGGCTATGGTGGCCAGAGCAGCATGAGTGGATACg ACCAAGTTTTACAGGAAAACTCCAGTGATTTTCAATCAAACATTGCATag
- the HNRNPH1 gene encoding heterogeneous nuclear ribonucleoprotein H isoform X6, producing the protein MAMQRPGPYDRPGAGRGYNSIGRGAGFERMRRGAYGGGYGGYDDYNGYNDGYGFGSDRFGRDLNYCFSGMSDHRYGDGGSTFQSTTGHCVHMRGLPYRATENDIYNFFSPLNPVRVHIEIGPDGRVTGEADVEFATHEDAVAAMSKDKANMQHRYVELFLNSTAGASGGAYEHRYVELFLNSTAGASGGAYGSQMMGGMGLSNQSSYGGPASQQLSGGYGGGYGGQSSMSGYDQVLQENSSDFQSNIA; encoded by the exons ATGGCCATGCAGCGGCCAGGTCCCTATGACAGACCTGGGGCTGGCAGAGGATATAACAGCATTGGCAGAGGGGCAGGTTTTGAAAGGATGAGGCGTGGTGCTTATGGTGGAG GCTATGGAGGCTATGATGATTACAATGGCTATAATGATGGCTATGGATTTGGGTCAGATAGATTTGGAAGAG ACCTCAATTACTGTTTTTCAGGAATGTCTGATCACAGATACGGGGATGGTGGCTCTACTTTCCAGAGCACAACAGGACACTGTGTACACATGCGTGGATTACCTTACAGAGCTACTGAGAATGACATTTACAAT TTTTTTTCACCACTCAATCCTGTGAGAGTACACATTGAAATTGGTCCTGATGGCAGAGTAACTGGTGAAGCAGATGTTGAGTTTGCAACTCATGAAGATGCCGTGGCAGCTATGTCAAAAGACAAAGCAAATATGC aacACAGATATGTAGAACTCTTCTTGAATTCTACAGCAGGAGCAAGCGGTGGTGCTTACG AGCACAGATATGTAGAACTCTTCTTGAATTCTACAGCAGGAGCAAGCGGTGGTGCTTATGGTAGCCAAATGATGGGAGGCATGGGCTTGT CAAACCAGTCCAGTTACGGTGGCCCAGCCAGCCAGCAGCTGAGTGGTGGTTATGGAGGCGGCTATGGTGGCCAGAGCAGCATGAGTGGATACg ACCAAGTTTTACAGGAAAACTCCAGTGATTTTCAATCAAACATTGCATag